In Micromonospora sp. LH3U1, one genomic interval encodes:
- a CDS encoding lipopolysaccharide biosynthesis protein, which translates to MTAVTRPPTGPDRPTPVPAGSDEPVGSVATTAVDAGSAETRRSARSGVAGLLGAATSGLFGFVLAVVITRGYGTTGSGAFFAAIGVVTVATAICTLGAETGLMWALPRRSTGVRGDAARVLPVALIPPLLAGLLVAGVGVLAADALAPRLLGGSGASGAALLTVTFAAVPVVVAMTLLLAALRCVRPIRAYVAVQFLLLPVARPALVGAAALAGGGLLAGMTGWLVPAALALLVCLTLVAGPLGLGRGAALRPSRADWSTFWRFALPRAASAAIDAGSMWVGVLLTSVLAGPADAGVFGAVGRYVLAGQLAMQGLRVAVSPQLSRLLGRGERAAAAAVHRQLTTWGLVLSWPVYLLLAVFALAFLQLFGPEFTAGVPAMTVLALAMLVNTGVGNVQSLLLMGGRSGLHLVATVAGLTVTVSLGLWLIPRYGATGAAVAWAAGIATENLTAAGFARSVVREPLFDTAMVRAAAATIAGVGLAAGAGVLAGGRGLPGLAVALAVLLAGCVGMLTLRRVRAGIQGTMRQIRGGDNAATAAEPVPASTRGR; encoded by the coding sequence ATGACCGCCGTCACCCGACCGCCGACCGGCCCCGACCGCCCGACCCCGGTCCCCGCCGGTTCGGATGAGCCGGTGGGGTCGGTCGCGACCACGGCGGTGGACGCGGGCTCGGCCGAGACCCGACGCAGCGCGCGCAGCGGTGTGGCCGGGCTGCTCGGCGCGGCCACCAGCGGGCTGTTCGGCTTCGTGCTGGCCGTGGTGATCACCCGGGGGTACGGCACGACCGGCTCGGGCGCGTTCTTCGCCGCGATCGGGGTGGTCACCGTGGCCACCGCGATCTGCACGCTCGGCGCGGAGACCGGTCTGATGTGGGCGCTGCCCCGCCGCAGTACCGGCGTGCGCGGGGACGCGGCCCGGGTGCTCCCGGTGGCGCTGATCCCGCCGCTGCTGGCCGGGCTCCTGGTCGCCGGCGTGGGTGTGCTGGCCGCCGACGCGCTCGCGCCCCGGCTGTTGGGCGGCTCCGGTGCGAGCGGCGCCGCCCTGCTCACGGTCACGTTCGCCGCGGTGCCGGTGGTGGTCGCGATGACCCTGCTGCTGGCCGCGCTGCGCTGCGTGCGGCCCATCCGTGCGTACGTCGCAGTGCAGTTCCTGCTGCTGCCGGTTGCCCGCCCGGCGCTGGTCGGTGCGGCCGCGCTGGCCGGCGGTGGCCTGCTCGCCGGCATGACCGGCTGGTTGGTGCCGGCGGCGTTGGCGCTGCTGGTCTGCCTCACCCTCGTCGCCGGGCCGCTCGGCCTGGGCCGGGGCGCGGCGCTGCGGCCGAGCCGCGCCGACTGGTCGACGTTCTGGCGCTTCGCGCTGCCCCGGGCCGCCTCGGCGGCCATCGACGCGGGCAGCATGTGGGTGGGTGTGCTGCTCACCTCGGTGCTGGCCGGGCCGGCGGACGCCGGCGTGTTCGGCGCGGTCGGCCGCTACGTGCTGGCCGGCCAACTCGCCATGCAGGGGCTGCGGGTGGCGGTGTCACCGCAGCTGTCCCGGCTGCTCGGGCGCGGCGAGCGGGCCGCGGCGGCGGCCGTGCACCGGCAGTTGACGACCTGGGGGCTGGTGCTGTCCTGGCCGGTGTATCTGCTGCTGGCGGTCTTCGCGCTGGCCTTCCTCCAGTTGTTCGGGCCGGAGTTCACCGCCGGCGTGCCGGCGATGACGGTGCTCGCGCTGGCGATGCTGGTCAACACCGGGGTGGGCAACGTGCAGAGCCTGCTGCTGATGGGCGGGCGTAGCGGGCTGCACCTGGTGGCCACCGTGGCCGGGTTGACGGTGACCGTCTCGCTGGGCCTCTGGCTGATCCCCCGCTACGGCGCCACGGGCGCGGCGGTGGCCTGGGCAGCCGGCATCGCCACCGAGAACCTCACCGCCGCCGGGTTCGCCCGGTCGGTGGTTCGGGAGCCACTGTTCGACACCGCGATGGTGCGTGCCGCGGCGGCGACGATCGCCGGTGTGGGCCTGGCGGCCGGCGCCGGTGTGCTGGCGGGCGGTCGCGGCCTGCCCGGCCTGGCGGTGGCGCTCGCGGTGCTGCTGGCCGGCTGCGTCGGCATGTTGACGTTGCGCCGGGTGCGCGCCGGCATCCAGGGGACCATGAGGCAGATCCGTGGAGGGGACAACGCGGCCACGGCCGCCGAGCCCGTCCCGGCATCGACGAGAGGCAGGTGA
- a CDS encoding alpha/beta fold hydrolase, producing MATFVLVPGFWLGAWAWREVTATLRAQGHDVYPMTLTGVAERDHLAGPDVSLETHTTDIVRLIEVEALRDVLLVGHSGGGMPVTQAADRVPDRIARVVYVESGPLPDGTAQFDTVPPEEQQRLRTAIGTGHLLPPPAWDPTADPTNLAGLDEPTLALLRARATPQPLRAATDPVRRTGGRPVPTALVASTFPLAVVEQMIGEGHPFFTGLTGGQLFELPTGHWPMLSEPKALADVLDAAARG from the coding sequence ATGGCGACGTTCGTGCTGGTGCCGGGGTTCTGGCTGGGTGCCTGGGCGTGGCGTGAGGTGACCGCGACCCTGCGCGCTCAGGGTCACGACGTCTACCCGATGACGCTGACCGGGGTGGCCGAGCGCGACCACCTCGCCGGGCCGGACGTGAGCCTGGAGACGCACACCACCGACATCGTCCGGCTGATCGAGGTCGAGGCCCTACGCGACGTGCTGCTGGTCGGGCACTCCGGCGGAGGGATGCCGGTCACCCAGGCGGCGGACCGCGTTCCGGACCGGATCGCCCGGGTGGTCTACGTGGAGAGTGGCCCCTTGCCGGACGGCACGGCGCAGTTCGACACGGTGCCGCCGGAAGAGCAGCAGCGGCTGCGCACCGCGATCGGCACCGGGCACCTGCTGCCGCCGCCAGCGTGGGATCCGACCGCCGACCCGACCAACCTGGCCGGCCTGGACGAGCCGACGCTGGCCCTGCTGCGTGCCCGGGCCACCCCGCAGCCGCTGCGGGCCGCCACCGACCCGGTGCGGCGTACCGGCGGTCGCCCGGTGCCGACCGCGCTGGTCGCCAGCACGTTCCCGCTGGCGGTGGTGGAGCAGATGATCGGCGAGGGGCACCCGTTCTTCACCGGGCTGACCGGCGGTCAGCTGTTCGAGCTGCCCACCGGGCACTGGCCGATGCTCAGCGAGCCGAAAGCTCTGGCCGACGTCCTCGACGCCGCCGCCCGAGGCTGA
- a CDS encoding sulfotransferase domain-containing protein, which translates to MASIRDRVKQLVPTQVTTRVKESLVDYGVRTSDRRPLPDFLIIGTKRGGTTSLWNYLIQHPLVPRLFPAWNTKSAHYFEEHWGRGESWYRSHFPTERQRDALAKRHGGPVRVGEAAPLYMFHPLAAQRVAALMPTVKLIVLLRDPVERAYSHWKERRTHGIEPLDFAAALAAEPGRTAGERERLIAEPESFSEPFDWYTYRARGRYLEHLEPWLERFDREQILFLPSEDLYRDSRATYRRTLDFLGLPAYDLPNFKVYNDRRSSPLEPAVRAELTDYYRPYNDALRQRLGLDLDWADRAA; encoded by the coding sequence GTGGCGTCCATCCGTGACCGGGTCAAGCAGTTGGTCCCGACGCAGGTGACCACCCGGGTGAAGGAGTCGCTGGTCGACTACGGGGTACGCACCAGTGATCGCCGGCCGCTGCCGGACTTCCTGATCATCGGCACCAAGCGGGGCGGCACCACCTCCCTGTGGAACTACCTCATCCAGCACCCGCTGGTGCCCCGGCTCTTCCCCGCGTGGAACACCAAGTCCGCGCACTACTTCGAGGAGCACTGGGGTCGCGGCGAGTCCTGGTACCGCTCGCACTTCCCGACCGAGCGGCAGCGGGACGCCCTGGCCAAGCGGCACGGCGGTCCGGTCCGGGTCGGCGAGGCCGCCCCGCTGTACATGTTCCACCCCCTCGCCGCGCAGCGGGTCGCCGCGTTGATGCCGACGGTGAAGCTGATCGTTCTCCTGCGTGATCCGGTGGAGCGGGCGTACTCGCACTGGAAGGAACGCCGCACCCACGGGATCGAGCCACTGGACTTCGCCGCCGCGCTGGCGGCCGAGCCGGGGCGCACGGCGGGGGAGCGGGAGCGGTTGATCGCCGAGCCGGAGTCGTTCAGCGAGCCGTTCGACTGGTACACGTACCGGGCCCGGGGGCGCTACCTGGAGCATCTGGAGCCGTGGCTGGAGCGCTTCGATCGGGAGCAGATCCTCTTCCTGCCCAGCGAGGATCTCTACCGCGACTCCCGCGCCACCTATCGGCGCACCCTCGACTTCCTCGGGCTACCGGCGTACGACCTGCCCAACTTCAAGGTCTACAACGACCGGCGTTCGTCGCCGCTGGAGCCGGCGGTGCGCGCCGAACTGACCGACTACTACCGGCCGTACAACGACGCGCTGCGCCAGCGGCTCGGGCTGGACCTCGACTGGGCGGACCGGGCGGCGTGA
- a CDS encoding O-antigen ligase family protein, with protein sequence MPDVVAPVPPPAPPRLPLWPLSLMFGLVPLWWLLGAFYLGWPLLGALLFALLLTRGRVPLPPAAGIWLLFLAIVVVSATQLSSPASLLTFALRLAFYLTALVVGVYVYAAARERASLVAVLTPLCAFWFGLVALGWLGVLVPRLAMTTPMEVLLPAGVARTPFIQDMVHLTTAEYSVRSLNPIYRPAAPFAYTNNYGSAYAMTLPCVVAFAMLRRQGLLRWALLASLPLSLAPAFLTLNRAMFLSLGAGLAVLGVRASLRGNIRVAASIVGVVVIGALATLVIPITALISQRVDSSDTNTDRLSLYTEVIRRVQESPWLGYGAPVNVDTVSAAAPIGTQGQLWMVLFSHGVPALICFLAWFVAAAVICARATSAAGQWLAVVPVVCLVQIPFYGMANQNLAVAFFAVAFAMALSERERLTRLAGSPPPAVRTAAVPA encoded by the coding sequence GTGCCGGACGTCGTCGCGCCGGTGCCGCCGCCCGCGCCGCCCCGGCTGCCGCTCTGGCCGCTGTCGCTGATGTTCGGCCTGGTGCCGCTCTGGTGGTTGCTCGGTGCCTTCTACCTCGGCTGGCCGTTGCTGGGCGCGTTGCTGTTCGCGTTGCTGCTGACCCGGGGGCGGGTGCCGTTGCCGCCGGCGGCCGGTATCTGGCTGCTGTTCCTCGCCATCGTGGTGGTCAGCGCCACCCAGCTGTCGTCGCCCGCCTCGCTGCTCACGTTCGCGCTGCGCCTGGCGTTCTACCTGACCGCGCTGGTGGTCGGCGTCTACGTCTACGCCGCCGCCCGGGAACGCGCCAGCCTGGTGGCGGTGCTCACCCCACTCTGCGCGTTCTGGTTCGGGCTGGTGGCGCTGGGCTGGCTCGGGGTGCTGGTGCCCCGGCTGGCCATGACGACCCCGATGGAGGTGCTGCTGCCCGCCGGCGTGGCCCGCACCCCGTTCATCCAGGACATGGTGCACCTCACCACAGCGGAGTACAGCGTCCGTTCGCTCAACCCGATCTACCGACCGGCCGCCCCGTTCGCGTACACCAACAACTACGGCAGCGCGTACGCCATGACCCTGCCCTGCGTGGTGGCCTTCGCGATGCTGCGCCGGCAGGGGTTGCTGCGCTGGGCTCTGCTGGCGTCGCTGCCGCTGTCGCTGGCGCCGGCGTTCCTCACCCTCAACCGGGCGATGTTCCTCAGCCTCGGCGCCGGGCTGGCGGTGCTCGGGGTGCGGGCCAGCCTGCGCGGCAATATCCGGGTGGCCGCGTCGATCGTCGGAGTGGTGGTGATCGGCGCGTTGGCCACGCTGGTCATTCCGATCACCGCCCTGATCAGCCAACGGGTCGACTCCAGTGACACCAACACCGACCGGCTCTCGCTCTACACCGAGGTGATCCGCCGGGTCCAGGAGTCGCCGTGGTTGGGCTACGGCGCGCCGGTGAACGTCGACACCGTCTCGGCGGCCGCGCCGATCGGCACCCAGGGGCAGCTGTGGATGGTGCTGTTCAGTCATGGCGTACCAGCGCTCATCTGCTTCCTGGCCTGGTTCGTCGCCGCAGCGGTGATCTGCGCGCGGGCGACCTCGGCGGCCGGTCAGTGGCTGGCGGTGGTGCCGGTGGTCTGCCTGGTGCAGATCCCGTTCTACGGAATGGCGAATCAGAACCTGGCGGTCGCGTTCTTCGCGGTCGCCTTCGCGATGGCGCTCAGTGAACGCGAACGCCTGACCCGGTTGGCCGGGTCGCCGCCGCCGGCCGTGCGCACCGCGGCGGTGCCCGCATGA
- a CDS encoding shikimate kinase, with the protein MAPVVVLVGAPGCGKTTVGRALATTLGVEFRDTDTDIEQMAGKPIPEIFIDEGEAHFRTLERAAVAAALAAATGVLALGGGAILAEETRAALVGHRVVHLSVELPDAVKRVGLGAGRPLLAINPRATLKHLMDQRRPFYNEVATATVTTDGRTPAAITDEIAALLPR; encoded by the coding sequence ATGGCACCGGTCGTCGTGCTGGTCGGCGCGCCCGGCTGCGGCAAGACCACCGTCGGACGGGCACTCGCCACCACCCTCGGGGTGGAGTTCCGCGACACCGACACCGACATCGAGCAGATGGCCGGCAAGCCGATCCCGGAGATCTTCATCGACGAGGGTGAGGCGCACTTCCGTACCCTGGAGCGGGCCGCCGTGGCCGCGGCGCTGGCTGCCGCCACGGGCGTGCTCGCCCTCGGCGGCGGCGCGATCCTGGCGGAGGAGACCCGGGCCGCGCTGGTCGGGCACCGGGTGGTGCACCTCTCGGTCGAGCTGCCCGACGCGGTGAAGCGGGTCGGGCTCGGCGCCGGCCGGCCGCTGCTGGCGATCAACCCGCGGGCCACCCTCAAGCACCTGATGGACCAGCGCCGGCCGTTCTACAACGAGGTGGCCACCGCGACGGTGACCACCGACGGCCGGACCCCGGCGGCGATCACCGACGAGATCGCCGCCCTGCTTCCCCGCTGA
- the aroC gene encoding chorismate synthase, translating into MLRWLTAGESHGPALVAMLEGVPAGIEVTTTEIADDLARRRLGYGRGARMAFERDEVEVLGGLRHGVTLGSPVAIRVGNSEWPKWQTVMAADPVDPDELARQARNAPLTRPRPGHADLAGMQKYGHTDARPILERASARETAARVAVGAVAKALIRQALGIEIVSHVVELGPVAAKPGLRPTPSDAAQIDADPLRCLDPEASALMVAEVDAAKKAADTLGGVVEVLAYGVPPGLGSHVQWDRKLDARLATALMSIQAIKGVEIGDGWQQARSRGSEAHDEIIPSATGVRRVTDRAGGLEGGITTGEPLRVRAAMKPISSLNRALATVDVTTGEPATAINQRSDVCAVPAAAVVAEAMVALVLAEAATEKFGGDSIAEIRRNLAGYLDALVIR; encoded by the coding sequence GTGTTGCGTTGGCTGACTGCAGGTGAATCGCACGGTCCCGCCCTCGTCGCGATGCTGGAGGGGGTGCCGGCCGGCATCGAGGTGACCACCACCGAGATCGCCGACGACCTGGCCCGCCGACGGCTGGGCTACGGCCGTGGTGCCCGGATGGCGTTCGAGCGGGACGAGGTCGAGGTGCTCGGCGGCCTGCGGCACGGCGTCACCCTGGGCAGCCCGGTGGCGATCCGCGTGGGCAACTCCGAGTGGCCGAAGTGGCAGACGGTGATGGCCGCCGACCCGGTCGACCCCGACGAGCTGGCCCGGCAGGCCCGTAACGCCCCGCTGACCCGACCCCGGCCGGGCCACGCCGACCTGGCCGGCATGCAGAAGTACGGCCACACCGACGCCCGGCCGATCCTGGAACGCGCCAGCGCCCGGGAGACCGCCGCCCGGGTCGCGGTCGGCGCGGTCGCCAAGGCGCTGATCCGTCAGGCGCTCGGTATCGAGATCGTCTCGCACGTCGTCGAGCTGGGGCCGGTGGCCGCGAAGCCCGGCCTGCGCCCCACCCCGTCCGATGCCGCCCAGATCGACGCGGACCCGCTGCGCTGCCTCGACCCGGAGGCCAGCGCGTTGATGGTCGCCGAGGTCGACGCCGCGAAGAAGGCCGCCGACACCCTCGGGGGCGTGGTCGAGGTGCTGGCGTACGGGGTGCCGCCGGGGCTGGGCAGCCACGTGCAGTGGGATCGCAAGCTCGACGCCCGACTGGCCACCGCGCTGATGTCCATTCAGGCGATCAAGGGCGTGGAGATCGGCGACGGCTGGCAGCAGGCCCGTTCCCGCGGCTCGGAGGCGCACGACGAGATCATCCCGTCGGCCACCGGCGTTCGCCGGGTCACCGACCGGGCCGGCGGGCTGGAGGGTGGCATCACCACCGGTGAGCCGCTGCGGGTCCGCGCCGCGATGAAGCCGATCTCCTCGCTGAACCGGGCGCTGGCCACGGTGGACGTCACCACCGGCGAGCCGGCCACCGCGATCAACCAGCGTTCCGACGTCTGCGCGGTGCCCGCCGCGGCGGTGGTCGCCGAGGCGATGGTGGCGCTGGTGCTCGCCGAGGCGGCCACCGAGAAGTTCGGCGGAGACTCGATCGCCGAGATCCGCCGCAACCTTGCCGGTTACCTCGACGCGCTGGTCATCCGCTGA
- the aroB gene encoding 3-dehydroquinate synthase: protein MDEVTRIPVGGERPYDVLVGRDLLGALPGLLPGASRAAVLHAPPLKALADALGERLRAAGVEPLPIEVPDAESGKQIDVAAACWDRLGAAGFTRTDVVVGVGGGAVTDLAGFVAACWLRGVRWVPVATSLLGMVDAAVGGKTGINTAAGKNLVGAFHPPVGVLADLATLDSLPPVDLAAGLAEVVKCGFIADPAILDLVERDPVAATDARGPATRELIERAIRVKADVVSGDLRESGVREVLNYGHTLAHAIEQNEGYRWRHGHAVAVGLVYAAALARLAGRLDAPTADRHRVTLTALGLPVSYPADAWPQLLAAMRVDKKARGSRLRFVVLDGLARPAMLEGPDDALLEAAYQEVAAA from the coding sequence ATGGACGAGGTGACCCGGATCCCGGTCGGCGGCGAGCGGCCGTACGACGTGTTGGTGGGACGCGACCTGCTGGGCGCGCTGCCCGGCCTGCTGCCCGGCGCGAGCCGGGCGGCGGTGCTGCACGCGCCCCCGCTCAAGGCCCTGGCGGACGCGCTCGGCGAACGGCTGCGCGCCGCCGGCGTCGAGCCGCTGCCGATCGAGGTGCCCGACGCCGAGTCGGGCAAACAGATCGACGTGGCCGCCGCCTGCTGGGACCGACTCGGAGCGGCCGGCTTCACCCGCACCGACGTGGTGGTCGGGGTGGGCGGCGGCGCGGTGACCGACCTGGCCGGCTTCGTCGCGGCCTGCTGGTTGCGCGGGGTGCGCTGGGTGCCGGTGGCAACCTCGCTGCTGGGCATGGTGGACGCCGCGGTGGGCGGCAAGACGGGCATCAACACGGCCGCCGGCAAGAACCTGGTGGGCGCGTTCCACCCACCGGTCGGTGTGCTGGCCGACCTGGCCACCCTGGACAGCCTGCCCCCGGTCGACCTCGCGGCCGGGCTCGCCGAGGTGGTCAAGTGCGGTTTCATCGCCGACCCGGCGATCCTGGACCTGGTGGAGCGCGACCCGGTGGCGGCCACCGACGCGCGCGGGCCGGCGACGCGGGAGCTGATCGAGCGGGCGATCCGGGTCAAGGCCGACGTGGTCTCCGGTGACCTGCGCGAGTCGGGCGTGCGGGAGGTGCTCAACTACGGTCACACCCTCGCCCACGCGATCGAGCAGAACGAGGGCTACCGCTGGCGGCACGGCCACGCCGTCGCCGTCGGCCTGGTGTACGCCGCCGCGCTGGCCCGGCTCGCCGGCCGGCTGGACGCCCCGACCGCCGACCGGCACCGGGTCACCCTGACCGCGCTCGGCCTGCCGGTGAGCTACCCGGCCGACGCCTGGCCGCAACTGCTGGCCGCGATGCGGGTGGACAAGAAGGCCCGAGGCAGTCGGCTGCGCTTCGTGGTGCTCGACGGGCTGGCCCGCCCGGCGATGCTGGAGGGCCCGGACGACGCGTTGCTGGAGGCCGCCTACCAGGAGGTGGCCGCGGCGTGA
- a CDS encoding helix-turn-helix transcriptional regulator, whose product MSHPAGRVLALLELLQARHRATAAELAGRLGVDERTVRRYAATLVELGIPVTADRGRYGGYRLHPGFRLPPLMLTDDEAVAVLLGLVVAERVGLATEQPATATALAKIRRVLPAALADRLAAVQEHLGFTLRRPEAELRPASGTLLTLAAAARHRQRVALDYRSWRDEPSHRELDPYGLVFHAGRWYVTGHDHRRGEVRTFRLDRIGAVTPGVATFTVPEGFDPVARVTRSLAGVPYTHEVEVLLETDLVAARRRIPPSVAELTATTDGVLLRARAESLPGMAALLAGLGCPFTVRHPDALRAAVAEHARLLADWAARPAGGQPPAPRRPLD is encoded by the coding sequence GTGTCACATCCAGCCGGTCGGGTGCTGGCCCTGCTGGAGTTGCTTCAGGCCCGGCACCGTGCGACTGCCGCCGAACTGGCCGGCCGGCTCGGCGTCGACGAACGGACCGTGCGCCGGTACGCGGCCACCCTGGTCGAGCTGGGCATCCCGGTGACCGCCGACCGTGGCCGCTACGGCGGTTACCGACTGCACCCCGGCTTCAGACTGCCGCCGCTGATGCTCACCGACGACGAGGCGGTGGCCGTGCTCCTCGGCCTGGTCGTTGCCGAGCGGGTCGGGCTGGCCACCGAGCAGCCGGCCACGGCCACGGCGCTCGCGAAGATCCGTCGAGTGCTGCCGGCGGCGCTCGCCGACCGGCTCGCGGCCGTACAGGAGCACCTCGGCTTCACTCTGCGACGCCCCGAGGCGGAGTTGCGGCCGGCGTCGGGCACTCTGCTCACCCTGGCCGCGGCGGCCCGGCACCGGCAGCGGGTGGCACTGGACTACCGATCCTGGCGGGACGAGCCGTCGCACCGGGAGCTCGACCCGTACGGCCTGGTCTTCCACGCCGGCCGCTGGTACGTCACCGGCCACGACCACCGGCGCGGGGAGGTCCGCACGTTCCGGCTGGACCGCATCGGCGCCGTGACGCCGGGCGTGGCGACGTTCACCGTGCCGGAGGGCTTCGACCCGGTGGCCCGGGTGACCCGGTCACTGGCCGGCGTGCCGTACACGCACGAGGTCGAGGTGCTGCTGGAGACCGACCTGGTGGCCGCCCGGCGCCGCATTCCGCCCAGCGTGGCCGAGTTGACCGCCACCACCGACGGGGTGCTGCTGCGGGCCCGGGCGGAGAGCCTGCCCGGTATGGCCGCGCTGCTTGCCGGTCTGGGCTGCCCGTTCACCGTGCGACACCCGGATGCGCTGCGCGCCGCGGTGGCCGAGCACGCCCGCCTGCTCGCCGACTGGGCGGCCCGGCCAGCAGGTGGGCAGCCGCCCGCACCACGCCGCCCGCTCGACTAG
- a CDS encoding UDP-N-acetylglucosamine--LPS N-acetylglucosamine transferase — MDTKNDDGAAPVLLLVGSSGGHLAQLLALRPWYEQWQRCWVTFDTPEAVSLLAGEDLVPAHHPTTRNVPNLLRNALLAWRVLRARRVAAVVTTGAGVAVPFVVLARLRRIPTVYIEVYDRIDTPTLTARLCRPFLSAMLVQWDEQRRQYPEATVVGTLL; from the coding sequence GTGGACACGAAGAACGACGACGGCGCGGCACCGGTGTTACTGCTGGTCGGATCCAGCGGTGGCCACCTGGCCCAACTACTCGCCCTGCGGCCCTGGTACGAACAGTGGCAGCGCTGCTGGGTCACCTTCGACACCCCGGAAGCGGTGTCCCTGCTGGCCGGCGAGGACCTGGTGCCGGCGCACCACCCGACCACCCGCAACGTGCCGAACCTGCTGCGCAACGCGCTGCTGGCCTGGCGGGTGCTGCGGGCACGGCGGGTCGCCGCGGTGGTCACCACCGGCGCCGGAGTGGCGGTGCCGTTCGTGGTGCTGGCCCGACTGCGGCGCATCCCGACCGTCTACATCGAGGTGTACGACCGGATCGACACCCCGACGTTGACCGCCCGGCTCTGCCGGCCGTTCCTGTCCGCGATGCTCGTGCAGTGGGACGAGCAGCGCCGGCAGTACCCCGAGGCGACCGTCGTCGGGACGCTGCTGTGA
- a CDS encoding glycosyltransferase, translating to MTGETGTAQRPQPGSTAEAARLPRQRDSSPAAQIRLLVAVGTDKHPFDRLVDWLTQWHAQATAPVGLTVQHGHTSEPGLPGAVPFLGHDELQQAMADADLVVCHGGPATILEARRHGHLPIVVPRDPTRGEHVDDHQLLFARRLGAAGLVALCETREALHDALAAGLADPSRYAVAADPDAHEAQRAAVARVGQIVDDLVARSTPRPPRWRAWPRPRPGTKETR from the coding sequence GTGACCGGGGAGACGGGCACCGCTCAGCGTCCGCAACCCGGGTCGACCGCCGAGGCGGCCCGGCTGCCCCGCCAGCGCGACAGCTCGCCGGCCGCCCAGATCCGACTGCTGGTCGCGGTCGGCACCGACAAGCACCCCTTCGACCGACTCGTCGACTGGCTGACGCAGTGGCACGCACAGGCCACCGCCCCGGTCGGGCTGACCGTGCAGCACGGGCACACAAGCGAGCCAGGGCTGCCCGGCGCGGTGCCGTTCCTCGGCCACGACGAGCTGCAGCAGGCGATGGCCGACGCCGACCTGGTGGTCTGCCACGGTGGCCCGGCGACCATCCTGGAGGCCCGCCGGCACGGCCACCTACCCATCGTGGTGCCCCGCGACCCGACGCGCGGTGAGCACGTCGACGACCACCAGCTCCTCTTCGCCCGCCGTCTCGGGGCCGCCGGGCTGGTGGCGCTCTGCGAGACCCGGGAGGCGCTGCACGACGCGTTGGCCGCCGGGTTGGCCGATCCATCCCGGTACGCGGTGGCCGCCGATCCGGACGCGCACGAGGCGCAACGGGCGGCGGTGGCCCGGGTCGGGCAGATCGTCGATGACCTGGTGGCCCGCTCGACCCCGCGCCCACCCCGGTGGCGGGCCTGGCCCCGGCCGCGCCCGGGTACGAAGGAGACCCGATGA
- a CDS encoding glycosyltransferase family 2 protein — protein sequence MTQQPSVSVVVPTRDRPELLRAAVRAILAQEYPGTIEVVVVFDQSVPDESLTGLGDGPARAVRVIGNARTPGLAGARNSGTLAAEGELVAFCDDDDEWLPGKLTAQVDALAADPGAEFVCCGIRVSYDGHTVDRVLEKDRITLDDLLRDRMTELHPSTFLIRASALRDGFGLVDEEIPGSYAEDYEFLLRAARSAPLINLRTPSVLVRWHKRSYFAQRWDTISEALQWLLERYPEFASQPAGAARVAGQIAFAQAASGDRRGALRWARRTLRSNPREPRAYLALAVAGRVVRADAVLRTLHKRGRGI from the coding sequence ATGACCCAGCAGCCGAGCGTCAGCGTCGTGGTGCCCACCCGGGACCGCCCCGAGCTGCTGCGGGCCGCGGTGCGCGCGATCCTGGCCCAGGAGTACCCGGGCACGATCGAGGTCGTCGTGGTGTTCGACCAGTCCGTGCCTGACGAGTCGCTGACCGGGTTGGGGGACGGCCCCGCCCGCGCGGTGCGGGTGATCGGCAACGCCCGGACCCCGGGGTTGGCTGGGGCTCGAAACAGCGGCACCCTCGCCGCCGAGGGCGAGCTGGTCGCGTTCTGCGACGACGACGACGAGTGGCTGCCCGGCAAGCTGACCGCCCAGGTCGACGCGCTGGCCGCCGATCCGGGTGCCGAGTTCGTCTGCTGCGGCATCCGCGTCAGCTATGACGGGCACACCGTCGACCGGGTGCTCGAGAAGGACCGGATCACCCTGGACGACCTGCTGCGCGACCGGATGACGGAGCTGCACCCGTCGACCTTCCTGATCCGCGCCAGCGCGCTACGCGACGGGTTCGGTCTGGTCGACGAGGAGATCCCGGGCAGTTACGCGGAGGACTACGAGTTCCTGCTCCGGGCTGCGCGCAGCGCGCCGCTGATCAACCTGCGTACCCCGTCGGTGCTGGTCCGCTGGCACAAGCGCTCGTACTTCGCGCAGCGCTGGGACACCATCTCCGAGGCGTTGCAGTGGCTGCTGGAGCGCTACCCGGAGTTCGCCAGCCAACCGGCCGGTGCGGCCCGGGTGGCCGGGCAGATCGCGTTCGCCCAGGCCGCCTCCGGCGACCGTCGGGGCGCGCTGCGTTGGGCCCGACGCACCCTGCGGAGCAATCCGCGCGAGCCGCGCGCCTACCTGGCCCTCGCCGTGGCCGGTCGGGTGGTCCGGGCCGACGCGGTGCTGCGCACCCTGCACAAGCGCGGTCGGGGGATCTGA